The stretch of DNA AGTTGACCGCGCGCCGTCTTCCGCCGCGCCACGGGCGGCTCTCCTTTCCGGACGAGCTCTGGGTCGCCGTCAAGTGGGGGACGGCGTATTTCACGATCCCGCGGGAATCCCGTCGCGCGATCCGGGCGCTCGCATTCCCCCGGTTCCGGCTTCGAGATCGACGGCCGATCACGCTGATGCGGGCCCCCTGACCCTCCGCCGCTCAGGCTGCGGCCGGCGCGGGCTCGTGGGCGAGGAGCGGCTCGAAACGGGCCCGGAAGTCCGCAGGGGAGAGGTGCGCGGCGGCCGCAAGACGCGCGAGCTCCTCCGGGTTCTCGAAATCCTCGCGTCTCAGGCGGACCATGTACCGGCGGGCGATCGCGTAGCGCGCCGAGCGGACGTCGACCATCCGGACCCTCGCCCGGCCCGTCGCCGGGTCCAAAAGCTGCGAGAACGGGATCGGCACGAACCGGCCGTCCTGCATCGAGACCATCGCAGCGTTGCCGCCGTCCAGAAGGAAGCTCGCCGCGGCGTAGCCCAGGTCGCGCGTGTACTCGAGATCGAACGGGATCGGATCGGCGCAGCGCAGCTCGTAGCCGACGTCCTTGGCGACGATCGTCGCGGAGAGGCCGAGCTCGTTGAGCCGCGCCGAGACGGCGCGCTTGACGATGTCGCCGAAGTCGACCTCGGCGATCCTCACGTTTCCGTGGGCGTCGCGCTCGACGTCCTTCAGCTCGGCGAGCTCACCGGGGGCGAGGCTCAGCACGAGGCCCTCGGCGATGACCGCGACGCCGTCGCGGCGCCCCTTCGCCAGCCGTTTGATGACGGCGCCCGCGAGCGTGTCGACGACCTCGGAGAATCGCGGCGGCCCGGCCGTGAACTCCTCCGGGATGAGCGTGAGTGTGGCCCCGGCCGCCTTTCCCATGCCGAGCGCCAGGTGCCCCGCCTTCCGTCCCATCGCGACCACGAAGTACCAGCGCGCCGTGGTCTTCGCGTCGACCATGAGATTCTCGACGATCTCGACGCCGTGATGCCGCGCC from Thermoanaerobaculia bacterium encodes:
- the pfp gene encoding diphosphate--fructose-6-phosphate 1-phosphotransferase yields the protein MAGEKLGILVGGGPAPGINSVISAATIRAALDGVDAIGIRDGFERIMRGDAGHVMPLTIDDVSRIHFRGGSILGTSRANPSRDPARLEATVDTLGRLGISRLITIGGDDTAFTAMKLEEKAGGRLRVVHVPKTIDNDLDLPSHVDTFGYQTARHHGVEIVENLMVDAKTTARWYFVVAMGRKAGHLALGMGKAAGATLTLIPEEFTAGPPRFSEVVDTLAGAVIKRLAKGRRDGVAVIAEGLVLSLAPGELAELKDVERDAHGNVRIAEVDFGDIVKRAVSARLNELGLSATIVAKDVGYELRCADPIPFDLEYTRDLGYAAASFLLDGGNAAMVSMQDGRFVPIPFSQLLDPATGRARVRMVDVRSARYAIARRYMVRLRREDFENPEELARLAAAAHLSPADFRARFEPLLAHEPAPAAA